The following are from one region of the Staphylococcus argenteus genome:
- a CDS encoding NAD(P)/FAD-dependent oxidoreductase, producing the protein MKDVTIIGGGPSGLYASFYAGLRDMSVRLIDVQSELGGKMRIYPEKIIWDIGGIAPKPCHEILKDTIKQGLYFKPDVHLNERVIDIRKKGERHFEVETEAGQIYTSKAVIVAIGAGIINPKQLDIKGVERYQLTNLHYVVQSYRRFKDKDVLISGGGNTALDWAHDIAKIAKSVTVVYRKEDISGHEVMKTLVTDLNVKLRPKTRIKYLVGNDDETHISEVVLEHVESGDTQSVKFDDVIISHGFDRCNTLLSETSSKLDMHDDCRVKGFGNTTTSIPGIFACGDIVFHDAKSHLIASAFSDGANAANLAKTYIEPDANAEGYVSSHHEVFKEANKTIVNKHLY; encoded by the coding sequence ATGAAAGACGTTACAATCATTGGTGGCGGTCCATCTGGTTTGTACGCAAGCTTTTATGCTGGATTGCGAGATATGTCTGTAAGATTGATTGATGTTCAATCTGAATTAGGGGGTAAAATGAGAATTTATCCTGAAAAAATTATTTGGGATATTGGTGGTATTGCACCGAAACCTTGTCATGAAATTTTAAAAGATACAATTAAGCAAGGTTTATATTTTAAACCGGATGTGCATTTAAATGAACGTGTGATAGATATTAGGAAAAAAGGTGAGCGACATTTTGAGGTCGAAACAGAAGCGGGGCAAATTTATACTTCGAAAGCAGTTATCGTTGCGATTGGCGCCGGCATTATTAATCCAAAACAATTAGATATTAAAGGAGTAGAACGATATCAATTAACTAACCTGCATTACGTTGTGCAAAGCTATAGACGTTTCAAAGACAAGGATGTTTTAATTTCAGGTGGTGGCAATACTGCATTGGATTGGGCGCATGATATTGCTAAGATTGCTAAAAGCGTGACCGTTGTTTATCGGAAAGAGGACATAAGTGGTCATGAAGTTATGAAAACACTTGTGACAGACTTGAATGTGAAATTACGACCGAAAACACGTATTAAATACTTAGTCGGCAATGATGATGAAACGCATATTAGTGAAGTTGTTTTGGAACATGTCGAGAGCGGTGATACACAATCAGTTAAATTTGACGATGTAATTATTAGTCATGGATTTGATCGCTGTAATACATTATTGAGTGAAACATCTTCAAAGTTAGATATGCATGATGATTGTCGTGTTAAAGGATTTGGTAATACGACAACAAGTATTCCAGGGATTTTTGCTTGTGGTGATATAGTTTTTCATGATGCAAAATCACATTTAATTGCAAGTGCATTTAGTGATGGTGCGAATGCGGCAAACCTTGCCAAAACATATATCGAACCTGATGCCAACGCAGAAGGCTATGTTTCAAGTCATCATGAGGTTTTTAAAGAAGCGAATAAGACTATTGTAAATAAACATTTATACTAA
- a CDS encoding TetR/AcrR family transcriptional regulator yields MKEDRRIRKTKSSIKHAFTKLLQEKDLEKITIRDITTRADINRGTFYLHYEDKYMLLADMEDEYISELSTYTQFDLLHGSSIEDIANTFVNNILKNIFQHIHDNLEFYHTILQLERTSQLELKINEHIKNNMQRYISIDHTIGGIPEMYFYSYVSGATISVIKYWVLDKQPISVDDLAKHVHNIIFNGPLRIMAENRLHKSKADIQS; encoded by the coding sequence TTGAAAGAAGATAGGCGAATTAGAAAGACCAAATCCTCCATTAAACATGCGTTCACTAAACTACTACAAGAAAAAGATTTAGAAAAAATTACTATTCGCGACATAACAACTCGCGCAGATATCAATAGAGGTACATTTTACTTACATTATGAAGATAAATATATGTTACTCGCTGATATGGAAGATGAGTATATTTCTGAACTGTCAACATACACACAGTTTGATTTGTTACATGGCTCCTCAATTGAAGATATTGCAAATACATTTGTGAATAATATACTTAAAAATATTTTTCAGCATATTCACGATAATTTAGAGTTTTATCACACTATCTTACAACTTGAGCGTACAAGTCAACTAGAGTTGAAAATCAATGAACACATTAAAAATAATATGCAACGATATATTAGTATCGATCATACTATTGGAGGTATACCCGAAATGTACTTTTATAGCTATGTTTCCGGAGCAACGATTTCAGTTATTAAATATTGGGTATTGGACAAGCAACCCATTTCGGTTGATGACTTAGCTAAACATGTGCATAATATTATTTTTAACGGACCTTTAAGAATAATGGCAGAAAATCGTTTACATAAATCAAAGGCAGATATACAATCGTAA
- a CDS encoding L-lactate permease gives MLVNTFNPFDNLLLSSLIAAIPIVLFLLCLTVFKMKGIYAAITTLVVTLLIAIPFFKLPVGIASGAVVEGFFQGIIPIGYIVMMAVLLYKITVESGQFLTIQDSITNISQDQRIQVLLIGFAFNAFLEGAAGFGVPIAICALLLTQLGFNPLKAAMLCLVANAASGAFGAIGIPVGVVETLKLPGDVSVLGVSQSATLTLAIINFIIPFLLIFIIDGLRGVKETLPAILVVSVTYTITQGLLTVFNGPELADIIPPLLTMLALAVFSKKFQPKHIYRVNKDEEIEPAKAHSGKAVLHAWSPFIVLTVIVMIWSAPFFKNLFLPNGALSSLVFKFNLPGTVSDITHKPLVLTLNIIGQTGTAILLTIIITILMSKKVNFKDAGRLFGVTFKELWLPVLTICFILAISKITTYGGLSAAMGQGIAKAGNVFPVLSPILGWIGVFMTGSVVNNNSLFAPIQASVAQQIGTSGSLLVSANTVGGVAAKLISPQSIAIATAAVKQVGKESELLKMTLKYSVCLLIFICIWTFILSLL, from the coding sequence ATGTTAGTAAATACGTTTAACCCATTTGATAATTTATTATTATCGTCTTTAATTGCAGCAATACCGATTGTACTATTTTTACTTTGTTTAACAGTCTTTAAAATGAAAGGTATTTATGCGGCAATTACTACACTTGTTGTAACATTACTTATTGCAATACCATTTTTCAAATTGCCAGTTGGTATCGCTTCTGGTGCAGTAGTCGAAGGTTTCTTCCAAGGTATCATTCCGATTGGCTATATCGTTATGATGGCAGTACTTTTATACAAAATTACTGTTGAATCTGGGCAATTTTTAACAATTCAAGATAGTATTACAAATATTTCACAAGACCAACGTATACAAGTTTTACTTATTGGCTTTGCATTTAACGCATTTTTAGAAGGTGCAGCAGGCTTTGGTGTGCCGATTGCAATATGTGCGCTATTATTAACTCAATTAGGATTCAACCCATTAAAAGCTGCAATGTTATGTTTAGTTGCAAACGCAGCATCTGGTGCTTTTGGTGCAATTGGTATTCCAGTTGGTGTGGTTGAAACATTGAAATTACCTGGCGATGTTTCAGTGTTAGGTGTTTCTCAATCAGCAACTTTGACACTAGCTATCATTAATTTCATTATTCCATTCTTACTTATCTTTATCATTGATGGCTTAAGAGGCGTTAAAGAAACATTACCAGCAATCTTAGTAGTTTCAGTTACTTATACTATTACTCAAGGTTTATTAACAGTTTTCAACGGACCAGAATTAGCTGATATTATTCCACCGTTATTAACTATGTTAGCGTTAGCAGTATTTTCTAAAAAATTCCAACCAAAACATATTTATCGTGTTAATAAAGATGAAGAAATCGAACCTGCTAAAGCACACTCTGGTAAAGCAGTATTACATGCATGGAGCCCGTTCATTGTTTTGACAGTCATCGTAATGATTTGGAGTGCACCATTCTTTAAAAACTTATTCTTACCAAATGGCGCTTTATCATCATTAGTATTTAAATTCAACTTACCTGGAACAGTAAGTGACATTACGCATAAACCATTAGTATTAACTTTAAATATTATAGGGCAAACTGGTACAGCTATTTTACTAACTATTATTATTACAATTTTAATGTCTAAAAAGGTTAACTTTAAAGATGCAGGTAGATTATTCGGTGTTACATTTAAAGAATTGTGGTTACCAGTTCTTACAATTTGCTTCATCTTAGCAATTTCTAAAATCACAACTTATGGTGGTTTAAGTGCAGCAATGGGTCAAGGTATTGCGAAAGCAGGTAATGTCTTCCCAGTTCTGTCACCAATCTTAGGTTGGATAGGTGTGTTTATGACAGGATCAGTTGTAAATAACAACTCATTATTTGCACCAATTCAAGCTTCTGTTGCACAACAAATTGGAACAAGTGGTTCACTTCTTGTATCTGCGAATACAGTGGGTGGTGTAGCGGCAAAACTGATTTCACCACAATCAATTGCGATTGCAACTGCAGCAGTTAAACAAGTTGGTAAAGAATCAGAATTATTGAAAATGACATTGAAATACAGTGTTTGTTTATTAATCTTTATCTGTATTTGGACATTCATTTTGTCATTACTATAA
- a CDS encoding DUF2871 domain-containing protein, producing the protein MRRLLYSFLFYMIIGLFSGFFYRELTKAYDFTGTTQLSLVHTHTLILGMFMFLILLPLEKLFKLSSYYLFNWFFYVYNIGVIVTIGMMVTKGFFQVTGKSYSPEAFAGFAGIGHTGMLAGLLLLFFLLRQAILKEPRDESFKK; encoded by the coding sequence ATGCGTAGGTTATTATATTCATTTCTTTTTTATATGATCATAGGTCTATTCAGTGGCTTCTTTTATAGAGAGCTAACAAAAGCATATGATTTTACGGGTACAACTCAATTATCACTTGTACACACACATACACTTATTTTAGGTATGTTTATGTTTTTAATATTATTACCTTTGGAGAAGTTATTTAAATTATCAAGTTATTACTTATTTAATTGGTTCTTCTATGTATACAATATAGGTGTTATCGTTACAATAGGTATGATGGTGACTAAAGGATTTTTCCAAGTTACAGGTAAATCATATTCTCCAGAAGCATTTGCGGGCTTTGCGGGTATAGGCCACACAGGTATGCTTGCAGGTTTATTATTGCTGTTTTTCTTATTAAGACAAGCAATACTTAAAGAACCACGTGATGAGTCTTTTAAAAAATAA
- the mqo gene encoding malate dehydrogenase (quinone): protein MTTQHSKTDVILIGGGIMSATLGTLLKELSPEKNIKVFEKLSQPGEESSNVWNNAGTGHSALCELNYTKEGKDGTVDCNKAIKINEQYQISKQFWAYLVKNGQLDNPGHFIQAVPHMSFVIGEENVAFIKNRVATLQKSVLFEKMKLSQDEEEMKSWVPLMIEGRKSDEPIALTYDETGTDVNFGALTAKLFNNLEQSGVDIQYKQNVLDIKQQTTGAWLVKVKDLVNNETKTYEADFVFIGAGGASLPLLQKTGIKQSKHIGGFPVSGLFLRCTNQEVIDRHHAKVYGKAAVGAPPMSVPHLDTRFVDGKRSLLFGPFAGFSPKFLKTGSHMDLIKSVKPNNIVTMLSAGIKEMSLTKYLVSQLMLSNDERMDDLRVFFPNAKNEDWEVIKAGQRVQVIKDTEDAKGNLQFGTEVITSDDGTLAALLGASPGASTAVDIMFDVLQRCYRDEFKGWEPKIKEMVPSFGYRLTDHEDLYHEINKEVTKYLNVK from the coding sequence ATGACAACACAACATAGCAAAACAGATGTCATCTTAATAGGTGGCGGTATTATGAGTGCAACTTTAGGAACATTATTGAAAGAATTATCACCCGAGAAGAACATTAAAGTGTTTGAGAAATTATCACAACCTGGCGAAGAGAGTTCAAATGTATGGAATAATGCCGGTACAGGGCATTCAGCACTTTGCGAGTTGAACTATACAAAAGAAGGCAAGGATGGCACGGTCGATTGTAATAAGGCTATTAAGATAAACGAGCAATATCAAATATCTAAGCAATTTTGGGCATATTTAGTTAAAAATGGACAATTAGATAACCCAGGGCATTTTATTCAAGCGGTGCCGCACATGAGTTTTGTTATTGGAGAAGAAAATGTCGCATTTATTAAAAATCGTGTAGCAACATTGCAAAAAAGTGTTTTATTCGAAAAAATGAAGTTATCTCAAGATGAAGAAGAAATGAAATCTTGGGTTCCATTAATGATTGAAGGTCGTAAGTCTGATGAACCTATTGCGTTAACATATGATGAAACAGGTACAGATGTGAACTTTGGTGCTTTAACTGCAAAGTTATTTAATAATTTAGAACAAAGTGGTGTTGATATTCAATACAAACAAAATGTTTTAGATATCAAACAACAAACAACAGGGGCATGGTTAGTAAAAGTAAAAGATTTAGTAAATAATGAAACAAAAACTTATGAAGCTGATTTTGTATTTATTGGTGCTGGTGGCGCGAGTTTGCCATTATTACAAAAAACAGGAATTAAGCAATCAAAACATATCGGGGGATTCCCTGTTAGTGGTTTATTCCTTCGTTGTACGAATCAAGAGGTCATTGATCGTCATCATGCTAAAGTTTATGGGAAAGCAGCAGTCGGTGCACCACCAATGTCAGTACCACATTTAGATACACGCTTTGTAGACGGTAAACGTTCATTATTATTTGGTCCATTTGCAGGATTTTCACCAAAATTTTTAAAAACAGGTTCACATATGGATTTAATTAAATCTGTTAAGCCGAATAATATTGTAACGATGTTATCTGCAGGTATTAAAGAAATGAGTCTTACGAAGTATTTAGTGTCACAATTGATGTTATCAAACGATGAGCGTATGGATGATTTAAGAGTCTTTTTCCCAAATGCCAAAAATGAAGATTGGGAAGTTATTAAAGCGGGTCAACGTGTACAAGTAATTAAAGATACTGAAGATGCTAAGGGTAATTTACAATTTGGTACAGAGGTTATTACATCAGATGATGGTACGTTAGCTGCATTACTAGGGGCATCTCCTGGAGCATCAACAGCTGTTGATATTATGTTTGATGTTTTACAGCGATGTTATCGTGATGAATTCAAAGGATGGGAACCAAAGATTAAAGAAATGGTGCCGTCATTTGGTTATCGCTTAACAGATCATGAAGATTTATATCATGAAATTAATAAAGAAGTAACAAAATATCTGAATGTAAAATAA
- a CDS encoding GNAT family N-acetyltransferase: protein MVKVTYDIPTCDDYCALRVNAGMSPKTREAAEKGLPNACFTVTLYDNEQLIGMGRVIGDGGTAFQIVDIAVSNSYQGQGYGSLIMEHIMAYIKQVAVESTYVSLIADYPADKLYTKFGFIPTEPDSGGMYIKF from the coding sequence ATGGTAAAAGTGACTTATGATATTCCAACATGTGATGATTATTGTGCATTAAGAGTAAATGCAGGTATGAGTCCTAAGACACGGGAAGCCGCAGAAAAAGGACTACCCAATGCCTGTTTTACTGTAACTTTGTATGATAATGAACAGTTGATTGGCATGGGTAGAGTGATTGGCGATGGTGGTACAGCATTTCAAATTGTTGATATTGCTGTTTCGAATAGCTATCAAGGTCAAGGATATGGCAGTCTAATTATGGAGCATATTATGGCATATATTAAACAAGTTGCTGTTGAAAGTACATACGTTAGCCTGATCGCAGACTACCCGGCGGATAAATTATATACAAAATTTGGGTTTATACCTACCGAACCAGATTCAGGTGGAATGTATATTAAGTTTTAA
- a CDS encoding CDP-glycerol glycerophosphotransferase family protein: MIKQINVSNMQKFESQLIKTQAEGYTHIVPYANEIMIYQSMLDAVQLRHTSIVVDYTVDGQYKNDCRYFGQSSINFADWAQNNNYYPNMIYAIQQTLDLIHYYPVETIFDLALLTLLKGDLSIDGHVVFDFKAPLATSPSIWEIVQNFEDIDMTSQFYLNKIAYINRHAIPFRNVYVEDTEQLNAPDNWLYSTKFLLPKWLYKISKQRFDNKQLQHLGIYTKQPNALKDHIVFIGDHYQYVGNSKYLFTYFVKHNPMTACYFVTDDRRGPHFISPNTEKADELINSARVVLVENDIPETLQPNGTLIQLHQGTPIMQLFLDSKEPVKNLETPFYRAKRYNRWLQFDYVIHSADDVSHFYQTAFPSHHANVLAYGNAKQQYLLQKRNEITIQQQYKKSFKIDDSKPVLFYAPIGLVRAQQLPLSDALLKAYHVVVQGVEESILPEEVIVAPTYLSAQDLILMSDVVITDYSNIIFDAMAIDKTVALYTPNHSQYIEAQDVNEDIWRHLSKIWYTDRQLLINNLISQAIPVIKYPQIQHKEQPLESISQLILSKMQSGQ; this comes from the coding sequence ATGATTAAACAGATAAATGTATCTAATATGCAAAAATTTGAATCACAATTAATAAAAACTCAAGCTGAAGGTTATACACATATCGTTCCATATGCTAATGAAATCATGATTTACCAATCAATGTTAGATGCTGTTCAATTGCGGCACACATCAATCGTGGTCGACTATACTGTGGATGGTCAATACAAAAATGATTGTCGATATTTCGGACAATCATCGATTAACTTTGCTGACTGGGCTCAAAATAATAATTATTATCCTAACATGATATATGCGATTCAACAGACTCTTGATTTAATACATTATTACCCTGTAGAAACGATTTTCGATTTAGCTTTATTGACACTTCTGAAAGGTGATTTATCAATCGATGGTCATGTCGTCTTCGATTTCAAAGCACCATTAGCAACAAGCCCTTCAATATGGGAGATTGTTCAAAATTTTGAAGATATTGATATGACGTCACAGTTCTATTTAAATAAAATCGCGTATATTAATCGACATGCCATCCCTTTCCGAAACGTTTATGTTGAAGACACAGAACAACTTAACGCACCAGATAATTGGTTATATTCTACAAAGTTTTTACTACCTAAATGGTTATACAAAATATCAAAGCAACGTTTCGATAACAAGCAATTGCAACATCTAGGTATTTACACAAAGCAACCAAACGCTTTAAAGGATCATATCGTTTTTATCGGTGATCATTATCAATATGTAGGTAATTCAAAATATTTATTTACTTACTTCGTTAAACATAATCCAATGACTGCCTGTTATTTTGTTACTGACGATCGTCGCGGACCACATTTCATATCACCTAATACTGAAAAAGCTGATGAATTGATTAACAGCGCACGCGTAGTTTTAGTTGAAAACGACATACCTGAAACATTGCAACCAAACGGTACTTTAATTCAATTACATCAAGGCACACCAATAATGCAATTATTTTTAGACAGTAAAGAACCTGTTAAAAATTTAGAAACACCTTTTTATCGTGCTAAAAGGTATAATCGCTGGTTACAATTCGATTACGTTATACATTCTGCTGATGATGTTAGTCACTTTTATCAAACGGCCTTTCCTAGTCATCACGCAAACGTTTTGGCGTATGGTAATGCTAAACAACAATATTTATTACAAAAACGCAATGAAATAACGATTCAACAACAATATAAGAAATCATTCAAAATAGACGATAGTAAACCAGTGTTATTTTATGCACCGATAGGATTAGTTCGCGCTCAACAATTACCATTATCAGACGCATTACTCAAAGCCTATCACGTTGTTGTACAAGGTGTTGAAGAATCAATATTGCCAGAGGAAGTTATTGTTGCTCCAACATATCTTAGTGCTCAAGACTTAATTCTAATGTCTGATGTCGTTATCACTGATTATTCAAATATAATATTTGATGCGATGGCTATAGACAAAACAGTAGCATTATATACCCCAAACCACAGTCAATATATTGAAGCGCAAGACGTTAACGAGGATATTTGGCGTCATCTATCAAAAATTTGGTATACAGACAGACAATTATTAATTAATAATTTAATTTCCCAGGCAATACCAGTGATCAAATATCCTCAAATACAACATAAAGAACAGCCATTAGAATCAATTTCACAACTTATATTGTCTAAGATGCAATCTGGCCAATAG
- a CDS encoding GNAT family N-acetyltransferase, whose amino-acid sequence MTGEVKVITDKDAMELVTLAKKTFYDTFGAYYDDKDFEQFFKDNYTVEKFTQEINDVSSFHYFYQENGENVGYIKMNINDAQTEEMGEAYLEVQRIYFLKEFQGGGRGSQLIALAEKIAQEHNKHKIWLGVWEHNPRAQAFYRRHGFKVIGEHHFQTGDVTDTDLIMEKEL is encoded by the coding sequence ATGACAGGGGAAGTAAAAGTAATTACAGATAAAGATGCGATGGAATTGGTAACATTAGCTAAAAAAACATTTTATGATACATTCGGAGCATACTATGACGACAAAGATTTCGAACAATTTTTTAAAGACAATTACACTGTAGAAAAATTTACACAAGAAATTAATGATGTATCATCATTTCATTATTTTTATCAGGAAAATGGTGAAAACGTAGGATATATTAAGATGAATATCAACGATGCACAAACTGAAGAAATGGGGGAGGCCTATTTAGAAGTACAGCGCATATATTTTTTGAAAGAATTTCAAGGTGGCGGTAGAGGTTCACAATTAATAGCATTGGCTGAAAAAATTGCACAAGAACATAATAAACATAAAATTTGGCTAGGAGTTTGGGAGCATAATCCTCGTGCGCAAGCATTTTACCGACGTCATGGATTTAAGGTGATTGGTGAACATCATTTTCAAACAGGTGATGTCACAGATACAGATTTAATTATGGAAAAAGAGTTATAA
- a CDS encoding YhgE/Pip domain-containing protein, protein MNIFKNKMLWIAPIAVMVILVIFSLAFYPAYNPKPKDLPIGILNEDKGTTIQDKNINIGKKLEDKLLDSDSDKIKWVKVKNEKDLEKDLKNQKIYGVAIIDKDFSKDAMSKTQKVVMDSKKEEMKQKVASGEIPPQVVQQMQQKMGNQQIDVKQAKFKTIVSEGSSLQGSQIASAVLTGMGDNINAQITKQSLETLTSQNVKVNASDINDLTNPVKVDNEKLNKVKDHQAGGNAPFLMFMPIWIGSIVTSILLFFAFRTSNNITIQHRIIASVGQMIFAVIAAFAGSFAYIYFMQGAQGFDFGHPNRIAIFVGFAILGFVGLILGVMVWLGMKSIPIFFILMFFSMQLVTLPKQMLPDSYQKYVYDWNPFTHYATSIRELLYLNHHIELNSTMWMFIGFMIFGAVSSLVSAIVRKHSTKRTEVPS, encoded by the coding sequence ATGAATATATTTAAAAATAAAATGTTATGGATTGCACCGATAGCAGTTATGGTTATCCTTGTTATATTTTCTTTAGCTTTTTATCCAGCATATAATCCAAAGCCTAAAGATTTACCAATTGGTATTTTAAATGAGGATAAAGGTACAACAATCCAAGATAAAAATATTAATATTGGGAAGAAATTAGAAGATAAACTATTAGATAGCGACTCTGATAAAATAAAATGGGTTAAAGTTAAAAATGAAAAAGATCTAGAAAAAGATTTGAAAAATCAAAAAATCTATGGTGTAGCGATAATTGATAAAGATTTTTCAAAAGATGCTATGAGTAAGACACAAAAAGTGGTTATGGATAGTAAAAAAGAAGAAATGAAGCAAAAAGTTGCTTCTGGTGAAATTCCACCGCAAGTTGTTCAACAAATGCAACAAAAAATGGGGAATCAGCAAATCGATGTTAAACAGGCTAAATTTAAGACAATTGTAAGCGAGGGATCAAGCTTGCAAGGTTCTCAAATTGCTTCAGCTGTATTAACTGGAATGGGTGATAATATTAACGCTCAAATTACGAAGCAAAGCTTAGAAACATTAACAAGTCAAAATGTTAAAGTCAATGCATCAGACATTAATGATTTAACAAACCCTGTTAAAGTAGATAATGAAAAACTTAATAAAGTTAAAGATCATCAAGCAGGTGGTAATGCACCATTCTTAATGTTTATGCCGATTTGGATTGGTTCAATTGTAACCTCTATCTTATTGTTCTTTGCATTTAGAACAAGTAATAATATTACAATTCAACATCGTATTATTGCATCAGTTGGTCAAATGATATTCGCTGTTATTGCAGCATTTGCGGGTAGCTTTGCTTATATTTACTTCATGCAAGGTGCACAAGGGTTTGATTTTGGACATCCAAATCGTATCGCAATCTTTGTAGGATTTGCAATTTTAGGGTTCGTCGGACTTATTTTAGGTGTCATGGTATGGCTAGGTATGAAGTCAATTCCAATTTTCTTCATATTAATGTTCTTTAGCATGCAGCTTGTAACATTACCAAAACAAATGTTGCCTGATAGTTATCAAAAATACGTATACGATTGGAATCCTTTCACGCATTATGCAACAAGCATAAGAGAATTATTGTACTTAAATCATCATATTGAATTAAATAGTACAATGTGGATGTTCATTGGATTTATGATTTTTGGAGCTGTATCAAGTTTAGTATCAGCTATTGTTAGAAAACATAGCACAAAACGTACTGAAGTGCCGTCATAA
- a CDS encoding oxidoreductase, which produces MVETFKAFVIDKDESGKVTSTFKQLSPADLPKGDVLIKVHYSGINYKDALATQDHNAVVKSYPMVPGIDLAGTIVESEAPGFEKGEQVIVTSYDLGVSHFGGFSEYARVKSEWIVKLPDTITLEEAMIYGTAGYTAGLAIERLEKVGMNIEDGPVLVRGASGGVGTLAVLMLNELGYKVIASTGKKDVSNQLLELGAKEVIDRLPVEEDSTKPLASSTWQACVDPVGGEGINYVTKRLNHSGSIAVIGMTAGNTYTNSVFPHILRGVNILGIDSVFTAMKLRQRVWRRLAKDLKPENLHEIKQVITFDELPEQLNKVINHENKGRIVIDFGVDK; this is translated from the coding sequence GTGGTAGAAACATTTAAAGCGTTTGTCATTGATAAGGATGAAAGTGGTAAAGTGACATCTACTTTTAAACAGTTATCACCTGCCGACTTACCTAAAGGAGATGTGCTGATTAAAGTCCATTACTCTGGTATAAACTATAAAGATGCTTTAGCAACTCAAGATCACAATGCAGTAGTAAAATCATACCCTATGGTTCCTGGAATTGATTTAGCTGGTACAATTGTTGAATCCGAAGCACCAGGCTTTGAAAAAGGAGAACAAGTAATTGTAACGAGTTATGACTTAGGCGTCAGCCATTTTGGTGGTTTTAGTGAATATGCTCGTGTTAAATCAGAGTGGATCGTTAAACTCCCTGATACAATAACATTAGAAGAAGCAATGATTTATGGAACAGCCGGTTATACTGCTGGATTAGCCATTGAACGTCTTGAAAAAGTTGGAATGAATATCGAAGATGGTCCTGTACTAGTTCGCGGCGCTTCAGGTGGTGTAGGAACATTAGCTGTACTCATGCTAAATGAACTTGGTTACAAGGTTATCGCAAGTACAGGCAAGAAAGATGTTAGCAATCAATTACTTGAACTTGGTGCTAAAGAAGTTATCGATCGTCTTCCCGTTGAAGAAGATAGTACAAAACCTCTTGCATCATCAACTTGGCAAGCTTGTGTTGATCCTGTCGGTGGTGAAGGTATAAATTATGTTACTAAGCGTTTAAATCACAGTGGGTCAATTGCAGTTATTGGTATGACTGCTGGTAATACTTATACTAACTCTGTATTCCCTCACATTTTAAGAGGTGTAAATATTTTAGGCATCGATTCTGTATTTACAGCCATGAAATTAAGACAACGTGTCTGGCGTCGTCTCGCAAAAGATTTAAAGCCTGAAAATTTACATGAAATCAAGCAAGTCATAACATTTGATGAACTTCCAGAACAACTTAATAAAGTAATTAACCATGAAAATAAAGGTCGCATCGTTATCGATTTCGGTGTAGATAAATAG